Proteins encoded by one window of Corynebacterium amycolatum:
- a CDS encoding flavin reductase family protein — MTDSTNSSTDRSAAALNSPEATRDDHVELGGPVELDEMSIRGAMSEFTTGVTIIATEDEGEAYGFACQSFSSLSLTPPMVLFTVMKTSRSWPHIRNAGRFSVNVLAEDQEDISAAFGRSNGEKFKTGKWTRSELGNPLLHGCSVWIDCTVVDVYEGGDHWIVTADIVAIGKREEINPLIYHRGSYARVSHPGIDAPVDQKWRQRPSV, encoded by the coding sequence ATGACAGATTCAACAAATTCGAGCACCGACCGATCAGCTGCGGCTCTCAATAGTCCGGAAGCTACCCGCGACGACCATGTCGAACTTGGTGGCCCCGTCGAATTGGATGAAATGTCTATCCGTGGCGCGATGAGTGAGTTCACCACTGGCGTGACCATTATCGCCACCGAGGATGAAGGCGAGGCGTACGGTTTTGCCTGCCAGTCTTTTTCCTCTCTCAGCCTCACTCCACCGATGGTTCTGTTTACTGTCATGAAGACCTCGCGGTCGTGGCCGCACATACGGAACGCTGGACGTTTCTCCGTCAACGTGTTGGCTGAGGATCAGGAGGATATCTCGGCAGCCTTCGGTCGCAGTAATGGAGAAAAGTTCAAGACGGGGAAGTGGACCCGCTCTGAGCTGGGCAACCCTTTACTGCACGGCTGCTCCGTGTGGATTGATTGCACCGTCGTCGATGTTTACGAAGGCGGCGATCACTGGATTGTGACGGCGGATATTGTGGCTATCGGCAAGCGTGAAGAAATCAATCCGCTCATTTACCACCGCGGTTCTTACGCACGGGTTTCTCACCCCGGCATCGATGCGCCTGTTGATCAAAAGTGGCGTCAGCGCCCCTCGGTGTAA
- the rlmB gene encoding 23S rRNA (guanosine(2251)-2'-O)-methyltransferase RlmB, with the protein MAGNGRRGAVRKASKKNVGGSGGQKRGLRGKGPTPKAEDRVYHAAHKRAKEKRRRDSGRHERKGDGTELVVGRNPVVECLHAKVPAAALIVALGTDNDERLQESVRIANSRGIPIREVPRHELDTMTGNTMHQGIGLQIPPYKYASVEDLIDSVAKTGEPGLIVCLDNITDPRNLGAVIRSVAAFGGHGVVIPERRSAAITGVAWRTSAGTAARLPVARATNMVRSLKQFQKAGYQVVGLDAGGDHTLDTYDGTTPVVVVVGSEGKGLSRLVRDTCDTIMSIPMTGWVESLNASVAAGVTLSEFARQRRAKSSQ; encoded by the coding sequence ATGGCAGGCAACGGTCGTCGTGGTGCAGTGCGCAAGGCAAGCAAGAAGAACGTTGGCGGCTCCGGTGGCCAAAAGCGTGGCTTGCGTGGCAAGGGGCCGACCCCGAAAGCAGAGGACCGCGTTTATCACGCAGCTCATAAGCGGGCGAAAGAGAAGCGCCGCCGTGACTCGGGGCGTCATGAGCGCAAGGGGGATGGCACCGAGCTGGTAGTTGGCCGTAACCCGGTCGTGGAGTGCCTGCATGCAAAGGTGCCAGCGGCCGCGCTGATTGTGGCGCTGGGTACCGACAATGACGAGCGCCTGCAGGAGTCAGTGCGTATTGCTAACTCCCGTGGTATCCCGATTCGCGAGGTACCCCGCCACGAGTTGGACACCATGACCGGCAACACCATGCACCAGGGTATCGGCCTGCAGATTCCGCCGTACAAGTACGCATCTGTCGAAGATCTGATTGATTCTGTGGCCAAGACCGGTGAGCCGGGCCTTATCGTCTGCCTGGATAACATCACTGATCCGCGTAACCTGGGTGCGGTCATTCGCTCGGTGGCGGCCTTTGGTGGTCACGGTGTGGTGATTCCGGAGCGTCGCTCGGCTGCCATTACGGGCGTCGCCTGGCGTACCTCTGCTGGTACTGCTGCGCGTCTGCCGGTTGCGCGGGCGACCAACATGGTGCGCTCGCTCAAGCAGTTCCAGAAGGCTGGTTACCAGGTCGTTGGACTGGATGCCGGTGGCGATCACACTCTGGACACTTACGACGGCACCACCCCGGTGGTTGTGGTCGTCGGCTCCGAGGGCAAGGGACTTTCGCGCCTGGTGCGCGATACCTGTGACACCATCATGTCCATTCCGATGACCGGTTGGGTTGAGTCGCTCAACGCTTCCGTTGCTGCCGGCGTGACTCTGAGTGAGTTTGCCCGCCAGCGCCGGGCAAAGAGTAGCCAGTAG
- a CDS encoding LacI family DNA-binding transcriptional regulator codes for MQSRRRRGTLASIAAELGVSRTTVSNAYNRPDQLSEKLREHILETAERLGYPGPDPMARGLRMRRVGAIGVLFTEHLPFAFEDPASVDFLAGLAEELGEMGDSMLVIPASSEEGGDVDLNLIRQAVVDGFVVYSVADNDPFLAAVRARGLPTVVCDQPADAAALPFVGIDDREAIKPAVRHLTELGHRKVGILSVRLSRTPNSGYVTEKRLAEAHHQVQKNRVEGALEALAEAGIQQADVPIIERHLNDRENNRDAARQLLTDNPDLTAVVCTTDTQAIAVLEYAKENGIRVPEDLSITGFDGIERALFHNLTTVIQPNRQKGIAVGRALAEELEAAHEDSGRAPRVLLETEFVVGATTAAPSVPSAG; via the coding sequence GTGCAAAGTCGGCGTCGTCGTGGCACCTTGGCTTCCATCGCAGCAGAACTTGGGGTCTCGCGCACGACTGTGTCCAATGCTTACAACCGCCCTGACCAGCTCTCAGAGAAGTTGCGCGAGCACATCCTGGAAACGGCGGAGAGGCTTGGTTATCCGGGGCCGGACCCAATGGCTCGGGGTCTGCGCATGCGCCGGGTTGGCGCCATCGGCGTGCTGTTCACCGAGCACCTCCCATTCGCTTTTGAAGACCCTGCGTCGGTGGATTTTCTCGCCGGCCTTGCAGAAGAGCTCGGCGAAATGGGCGACTCCATGTTGGTCATCCCAGCTTCCTCCGAGGAGGGCGGGGACGTAGATCTCAATCTGATTCGGCAGGCGGTGGTCGACGGCTTCGTGGTCTACTCCGTCGCGGACAACGATCCGTTCCTCGCTGCGGTGCGCGCTCGCGGCTTGCCGACGGTCGTGTGCGACCAGCCTGCAGATGCGGCGGCTCTACCGTTTGTGGGCATCGACGACCGTGAGGCCATCAAGCCCGCGGTGCGGCACCTGACTGAGTTGGGGCATAGGAAGGTGGGAATCCTTTCGGTGCGCTTGTCGCGTACCCCGAACTCGGGATATGTTACGGAGAAGCGACTGGCAGAAGCTCATCACCAGGTGCAGAAGAATCGTGTCGAAGGTGCGCTGGAAGCGCTTGCCGAGGCCGGTATTCAGCAGGCAGATGTGCCCATCATCGAGCGTCACCTCAATGACCGCGAGAACAACCGCGATGCGGCTCGCCAGCTGCTGACCGACAACCCAGATCTCACGGCGGTGGTCTGCACTACCGATACTCAGGCAATTGCGGTCTTGGAATATGCCAAGGAGAACGGAATTCGTGTTCCGGAGGATCTGTCCATCACCGGCTTTGACGGAATTGAGCGCGCCCTCTTCCACAACCTGACCACCGTGATTCAGCCGAATAGGCAGAAGGGCATTGCCGTCGGCCGCGCGCTGGCCGAGGAGCTTGAGGCCGCACACGAGGACAGCGGTCGCGCTCCGCGCGTCTTGCTAGAGACTGAGTTTGTCGTTGGAGCGACAACTGCAGCGCCGTCGGTACCGTCAGCCGGGTAG
- a CDS encoding metal ABC transporter ATP-binding protein codes for MPSLTFTDAAVEPLWSGLNLDIEPGEFLAILGPNGVGKSTLLTTALGMRRLTHGSVKVDGNLGYIPQQRMFEPSLPIRVRDLVELAAGKNRSATDQMLEFVGATGIADRRVGTLSGGQQQLVRQAQALVSAPDFLLCDEPLLSLDPAAQRTTVKRLDRHRRENDTAVVFVTHDINPILGVCDRVLYLTPHGHAVGSVEEIITSETLSELYQTKIVVARVEGKLVIA; via the coding sequence TTGCCCTCACTGACTTTTACTGACGCAGCCGTCGAACCGCTGTGGTCCGGTCTGAATTTGGATATCGAGCCCGGCGAGTTCTTGGCCATCCTGGGTCCGAACGGCGTCGGCAAATCCACGCTGCTGACCACCGCCCTTGGCATGCGACGGCTGACTCACGGTTCAGTAAAAGTCGACGGAAACCTGGGCTACATTCCGCAGCAGCGGATGTTCGAGCCCTCGCTGCCCATTCGGGTTCGCGACCTCGTCGAGCTGGCGGCCGGCAAGAACCGCTCCGCCACCGACCAGATGCTGGAGTTTGTCGGCGCAACGGGTATTGCGGACCGTCGTGTCGGCACGCTCTCTGGCGGTCAGCAGCAGCTTGTCCGTCAGGCACAGGCGCTCGTTTCGGCGCCGGATTTTTTGCTTTGCGACGAGCCTCTGCTCTCCCTCGACCCTGCGGCACAACGAACCACGGTCAAGCGCCTGGACCGGCATCGCCGGGAAAATGACACGGCAGTCGTCTTTGTCACCCACGACATCAACCCCATCCTGGGCGTCTGTGACCGGGTGCTCTACCTGACGCCGCATGGACATGCGGTCGGATCGGTCGAGGAAATTATCACCTCAGAGACGCTCTCGGAGCTCTACCAAACCAAAATTGTGGTTGCCCGTGTCGAGGGAAAGTTGGTTATCGCCTAA
- a CDS encoding META domain-containing protein: MGRSGKKAVATVAVVAAVSMTATACQAKPAAEIVGKQWQITAIFDDPNLPHGVPDGTQAPTITLGQTTYTFADSCGNGSGSLQWKGEAVEFGAPEQTRSLDCSDQAQTYSERFHKIVAGEFTYKQDNNGLRMREMKDTKPGEDRRGWTATTSGYTEGR; encoded by the coding sequence ATGGGGCGGAGCGGGAAAAAGGCGGTTGCCACAGTAGCTGTCGTTGCGGCGGTGTCCATGACGGCTACCGCATGCCAGGCAAAGCCGGCAGCGGAGATCGTCGGCAAGCAGTGGCAGATAACCGCGATTTTTGATGACCCAAACCTGCCCCACGGTGTGCCGGACGGAACGCAGGCACCGACTATTACGCTGGGGCAGACAACATATACTTTCGCTGATTCCTGTGGCAACGGCTCTGGTTCGCTGCAGTGGAAGGGCGAGGCGGTCGAATTCGGCGCCCCGGAGCAGACTCGCAGTTTGGACTGCTCAGACCAGGCGCAGACCTATTCGGAGCGCTTCCACAAAATTGTTGCGGGCGAATTCACCTACAAGCAGGACAACAACGGTCTGCGCATGCGAGAGATGAAAGACACCAAGCCAGGCGAGGATCGCCGTGGCTGGACTGCGACAACCTCGGGTTACACCGAGGGGCGCTGA
- a CDS encoding metal ABC transporter solute-binding protein, Zn/Mn family produces the protein MKARFSTRIAALVASAGLVAGLGACSSNDDSATSADKSEDTIKVVTSTKVWADVADAVTDDEKVAIDPIIASNDIDPHSYEPAATDMAKVEDADILVAGGGHYDAWLTSSLRDAKDKVIISALPQEEGHNHDHDHEGHDHEHDHDHEGHDHDHEGHDHDGHDHDHGDHEGHEHHHDGEANEHVWYDTDAVEETAEQLAEALTKMGAKADTKAVDKEIKDIEEAKSKLKAAKVAQVHPLADDILKDTKIKDITPKGYRQSTLNESEPSASDVNEMLKLIESGELDYLIDSPQTHDQVSQRLVEAAKAKGVKIVDVFESPSTDQSFFDLYKQTLSDMESA, from the coding sequence ATGAAGGCACGCTTTTCCACGCGCATCGCGGCGCTAGTCGCCAGCGCCGGCCTCGTCGCAGGTCTCGGCGCATGCTCCAGCAATGATGACAGCGCTACGTCCGCGGACAAGTCCGAAGACACCATTAAGGTGGTCACCTCCACCAAGGTCTGGGCGGACGTCGCCGACGCAGTCACCGACGACGAGAAGGTCGCCATCGACCCGATTATCGCGTCCAACGACATCGATCCTCACTCCTACGAACCGGCCGCAACCGACATGGCAAAGGTAGAGGACGCCGATATTCTCGTCGCAGGTGGCGGGCATTACGACGCATGGCTGACCTCCTCTCTGCGTGACGCAAAGGATAAGGTCATCATCTCTGCGCTGCCGCAGGAAGAGGGCCACAATCACGATCACGATCACGAGGGCCATGACCATGAACATGACCATGATCACGAGGGCCACGATCACGACCACGAAGGCCATGACCACGACGGCCACGACCACGACCATGGCGACCACGAAGGCCACGAGCACCACCACGATGGCGAGGCCAACGAGCACGTCTGGTACGACACCGATGCGGTTGAAGAAACTGCAGAGCAGCTCGCCGAAGCTCTGACCAAGATGGGCGCCAAGGCCGACACCAAGGCTGTCGACAAGGAAATCAAGGACATCGAAGAGGCCAAGAGCAAGCTCAAGGCCGCTAAGGTTGCTCAGGTTCACCCGCTGGCCGATGACATCCTGAAGGACACGAAGATCAAGGACATCACCCCGAAGGGCTACCGTCAGTCCACGCTGAATGAGTCCGAGCCGTCGGCAAGCGATGTCAATGAAATGCTCAAGCTGATCGAGTCCGGCGAGCTGGACTACCTCATCGACTCGCCACAGACCCACGACCAGGTCTCGCAGCGACTCGTCGAGGCAGCCAAAGCAAAGGGCGTTAAAATCGTCGATGTTTTTGAGTCACCCAGCACTGACCAGTCGTTCTTTGACCTCTACAAGCAAACCCTTTCCGATATGGAGTCCGCATAA
- a CDS encoding metal ABC transporter permease, translated as MTLLAQYFSDTAALLQVGFVHNALIAAALLGLISGIISPLIVMRQMSFTVHGTSELALMGASAALLLGVSVSSGAIIGSVLIAIVLAALSLRGRQDAVVGVVLSFGMGLSVLFIHLYPGRTSTAFSLLTGQIIGLTDTSLWTMAIVAVIVVGGVAWKWRPLLFASADPIMAAACGVNVKALSIYFAILTGLVAAQGVQIVGSLLVIALIITPGAAAAFVTASPVKAIILSTIFAEVAAVGGIVLSLAPGIPVSVLVTTIAFVIYLTCYAIGTVQSRKATRDDVQAAKWSK; from the coding sequence ATGACCCTACTGGCTCAGTATTTCTCCGACACCGCCGCCCTACTCCAGGTCGGATTCGTCCACAATGCCCTCATTGCAGCAGCACTGCTTGGGCTAATTTCCGGCATCATCTCGCCCCTGATTGTCATGCGGCAGATGAGCTTCACGGTCCACGGCACCAGTGAGCTGGCACTCATGGGCGCATCCGCGGCTCTATTACTGGGTGTCAGTGTCAGCAGCGGCGCCATTATCGGCTCGGTGCTCATCGCAATAGTCCTGGCAGCACTGTCGCTTCGAGGGCGCCAAGATGCGGTTGTGGGCGTGGTTTTGAGCTTCGGCATGGGCTTATCGGTGCTGTTTATCCACCTCTACCCTGGCCGGACAAGTACCGCGTTTTCACTTCTCACCGGCCAGATCATTGGTCTGACTGACACTTCTCTATGGACGATGGCCATCGTCGCGGTCATCGTCGTCGGCGGCGTTGCCTGGAAATGGCGGCCGCTGCTATTCGCCTCCGCTGACCCCATCATGGCCGCCGCCTGTGGTGTCAACGTCAAGGCGCTATCGATCTACTTCGCGATTCTCACCGGTCTCGTCGCCGCCCAGGGCGTGCAAATTGTCGGCTCCCTGCTCGTCATCGCCCTGATTATCACCCCGGGTGCCGCGGCCGCATTCGTCACTGCCTCGCCGGTGAAGGCCATCATCCTGTCGACCATCTTCGCCGAGGTCGCGGCTGTCGGCGGCATCGTCCTCTCGCTCGCACCGGGCATCCCGGTCAGCGTTCTAGTGACAACAATCGCGTTCGTCATCTACCTGACCTGCTACGCCATCGGAACGGTGCAGTCGCGTAAGGCAACGCGTGACGACGTTCAGGCTGCCAAGTGGAGCAAATAG